Proteins found in one Actinokineospora alba genomic segment:
- a CDS encoding M15 family metallopeptidase, protein MPYRIRVVLALTLVLVVGACVTPPEQDAARRSTEPQVSAPAPTTTTSATVEPTESSAAPPPSTAAAKPAWVVGANPLPLRPDGFGQVLPTPPVLVNRSLPTADRLPPPTRGYAATVSAIPDDVLARSTWRVDCPVGRDDLRYLTMSFWGYDGRAHTGEMIVNASVARNVTKVFEELFKNRFPLEEMRVTALPELDLHPTGDGNNTSAFVCRKTVRSTTWSAHAYGLAIDINPFCNPYIRGDLVLPELASSYVDRKNVRPGMIFAGDIVVRAFRSIGWTWGGTWTSPVDIQHFSSTGR, encoded by the coding sequence GTGCCGTACCGCATCCGGGTCGTTCTCGCCCTCACGCTGGTCCTTGTCGTAGGCGCGTGCGTCACGCCGCCCGAACAGGACGCGGCGCGGCGCTCCACAGAACCCCAGGTGAGTGCCCCCGCACCGACGACGACGACGTCGGCGACTGTGGAGCCGACGGAGTCGAGCGCGGCTCCCCCGCCCAGCACGGCGGCGGCGAAGCCCGCATGGGTGGTGGGTGCGAACCCGCTTCCATTGCGGCCCGACGGTTTCGGCCAGGTGCTCCCGACACCCCCCGTCCTGGTGAACCGGTCACTCCCGACCGCGGACCGGCTGCCGCCACCGACCCGCGGGTACGCGGCGACGGTGTCGGCGATCCCGGACGACGTGCTCGCCCGCAGCACCTGGCGCGTCGACTGCCCGGTGGGCCGCGACGACCTGCGGTACCTGACGATGTCGTTCTGGGGTTACGACGGTCGCGCGCACACCGGCGAGATGATCGTGAACGCGTCGGTCGCACGGAACGTGACGAAGGTGTTCGAGGAGCTGTTCAAGAATCGGTTCCCGCTGGAGGAGATGCGGGTGACCGCGCTGCCGGAACTCGACCTGCACCCGACCGGCGACGGGAACAACACCTCGGCGTTCGTGTGCCGCAAGACGGTGCGCTCGACGACCTGGTCGGCCCACGCCTACGGGCTTGCCATCGACATCAACCCGTTCTGCAACCCATACATCCGCGGCGACTTGGTACTGCCCGAGCTTGCATCGTCCTATGTGGACCGAAAGAACGTCCGGCCGGGCATGATTTTCGCGGGGGACATCGTGGTTCGGGCGTTCAGGTCGATCGGGTGGACCTGGGGCGGGACGTGGACGTCACCGGTCGACATCCAGCACTTCAGCTCGACAGGAAGGTGA
- a CDS encoding YnfA family protein, giving the protein MNVVKSVLLFGVAAVAEIGGAWLVWQGVREQRGWLWMLGGVLALGAYGFVATLQPDAHFGRILAAYGGVFVVGSLLWGMVADGFRPDRFDVIGAAVCLVGVAVIMYSPRG; this is encoded by the coding sequence GTGAACGTCGTGAAGTCGGTCCTGCTGTTCGGGGTGGCGGCGGTCGCCGAGATCGGCGGGGCCTGGCTGGTGTGGCAGGGCGTCCGGGAACAGCGCGGGTGGCTGTGGATGCTCGGGGGCGTGCTGGCTTTGGGGGCGTACGGGTTCGTGGCGACGCTGCAGCCGGACGCGCACTTCGGGCGGATCTTGGCTGCTTATGGGGGTGTGTTTGTCGTTGGGTCGTTGCTGTGGGGGATGGTGGCGGATGGGTTTCGGCCTGACCGGTTTGATGTGATCGGGGCGGCTGTGTGTTTGGTGGGGGTTGCGGTGATCATGTATTCACCGCGTGGGTGA
- a CDS encoding M48 family metallopeptidase has translation MTDNEVSRSTTRVRFPRISPRAYEHPADRGAMAGLRAIPGVSEVLKAVSGLFSERGERLLALASAIRVGEKQYPKIHQLVVECAETLDLDVVPKVYVERNPVANAMTVGIDEPFIVLTTGLVEALDTESLRFVIGHEMGHVLSGHAVLRTLLLRLLHLQMTIAFIPAGALALRAAIAALREWFRKAELTCDRAGLLCAQDPAAALRTHVYLAGGTDLTQIDIPSFLQQAKEYEEVDDIRDSIHKLRSVEGMSHPFAVVRAAQLQKWAASEEYRAILAGTYARRDDDNPSSAFTDDLRTAAKSYKDSFNESSDPLFKILNGVGDAMSDAAGKVFSKFGNRPDSNGNTTTDS, from the coding sequence GTGACGGACAACGAGGTCTCGCGCTCGACCACGCGCGTGCGGTTCCCGCGGATCAGCCCGCGCGCCTACGAACACCCGGCCGACCGCGGCGCGATGGCCGGCCTGCGCGCCATCCCGGGTGTGTCCGAGGTGCTCAAGGCGGTCTCCGGCCTGTTCAGCGAGCGCGGCGAGCGGCTGCTGGCCCTCGCGTCGGCGATCCGGGTGGGGGAGAAGCAGTACCCGAAGATCCACCAGCTGGTCGTCGAGTGCGCCGAGACCCTCGACCTTGATGTGGTCCCCAAGGTCTACGTCGAGCGCAACCCGGTCGCCAACGCGATGACCGTGGGCATCGACGAGCCGTTCATCGTCCTGACGACGGGCCTGGTGGAGGCCCTCGACACCGAGAGCCTGCGGTTCGTCATCGGCCATGAGATGGGCCATGTGCTGTCCGGCCACGCCGTCCTGCGCACGCTGCTGCTGCGGCTGCTCCACCTGCAGATGACGATCGCCTTCATCCCCGCGGGCGCCCTGGCCCTGCGCGCGGCGATCGCCGCCCTGCGCGAGTGGTTCCGCAAGGCCGAACTGACCTGCGACCGCGCGGGCCTGCTGTGTGCCCAAGACCCGGCGGCCGCCCTGCGCACCCACGTCTACCTGGCGGGCGGCACCGACCTGACGCAGATCGACATCCCGTCCTTCCTGCAGCAGGCGAAGGAGTACGAGGAAGTCGACGACATCCGCGACAGCATCCACAAGCTCCGCAGCGTCGAGGGCATGAGCCACCCCTTCGCCGTAGTCCGCGCCGCCCAGTTGCAGAAGTGGGCCGCCTCGGAGGAATACCGCGCCATCCTCGCAGGCACCTACGCCCGCCGCGACGACGACAACCCCTCCTCCGCTTTCACCGACGACCTCCGCACCGCCGCGAAGTCCTACAAGGACTCCTTCAACGAGTCCTCGGACCCACTGTTCAAAATCCTCAACGGCGTAGGCGACGCCATGTCGGACGCGGCAGGCAAGGTCTTCAGCAAGTTCGGCAACCGCCCCGACAGCAACGGAAACACCACCACCGACTCCTGA
- a CDS encoding YbhB/YbcL family Raf kinase inhibitor-like protein encodes MSLERPVAPDPYALLPRTESFTVTSEDVRDGEKVALKHVYGGAGGDNVSPHLAWSGAPEGTKSFVVTCFDPDAPIPGGFWHWIAVNIPASITELAAGAGARDETLPEGAFHVRNDFSTRDYAGSAPPEGDQDHRYYFVVHAVDVEKLDVDENSSAAVVSFNLAFHTLGRAIITPTYRH; translated from the coding sequence ATGAGCCTGGAACGCCCTGTCGCACCCGACCCGTACGCGCTGCTGCCGCGAACCGAGTCGTTCACCGTGACGTCCGAGGACGTCCGTGACGGCGAGAAGGTCGCACTCAAGCACGTCTACGGCGGAGCGGGCGGCGACAACGTCTCCCCGCACCTGGCCTGGAGCGGCGCGCCGGAAGGCACCAAGAGTTTCGTGGTGACCTGCTTCGACCCCGATGCCCCGATCCCCGGCGGCTTCTGGCACTGGATCGCGGTCAACATCCCGGCGTCGATCACCGAGCTGGCCGCGGGCGCGGGCGCGCGGGACGAGACGCTGCCCGAGGGCGCTTTCCACGTCCGCAACGACTTCAGCACGCGCGACTACGCGGGCTCGGCGCCGCCCGAGGGCGACCAGGATCACCGCTACTACTTCGTCGTGCACGCCGTGGACGTCGAGAAGCTCGACGTCGACGAGAACAGCAGCGCGGCGGTGGTGAGCTTCAACCTGGCGTTCCACACGCTGGGCCGAGCCATCATCACCCCCACCTACCGGCACTAG